ctctacagactcctctacagaccccctctacagactcctctacagaacccctctacagaccactcgacagaccccctctacagacccctctacagacctctacagaccccctctacagaccccctctacagacccctctacagacccctctacagaccccctctacagactccctCTACatactcctctacagaccccctctacagacccctctacagacctcttctacagacccctctacagacctctCTACATACTCccctacagacccctctacatactcctctacagaccccctctacagaccccctctacagactccctctacagactcctctacagaccccctctacagactcctctacagactcctctacagacccctctacagacccctctacagaccccctctacagacccctctacagacccctctacataCTCCCctacagaccccctctacagacccctctacagaccccctctacagactcctctacagactcctctacagaccccctctaaagactcctctacagacccctctacagacccctctacagaccccctctacagactcctctacagaccccctctaaagactcctctacagactcctctacagaccccctctacGAGGGGTTAGTGATCTGATGTCAACACCTCCCCCTGAGAGCCAATCACTGACGTGTTCTCAGGTCTCGGAGGTTAAACCTCTCAATCTAGACGAGCGACCAGGTCTCCTGCtaatcataatataataacacGATGTTACAGTTCAGAGACGCCACAGAAGAACCAATAGTCCTGCAGGCATCGAGGGcaggaactctctctctctctctctctctctccccctctccctctccctctctcgccctccctctctctctctttctctctctctcggctttGATTTTTGGAAGCAACATAGACCTAAATCCCGCCAGTGTTCTCTCCCGTCTGCTGGAGCACGATAAGAGTGGAAGTCTGTGGGTtacaggtgaagaagaggaagaagaagatgtgcGTAGGATATTGCTCGTAAAAGAGATTGACTGTTTACctttcctccacttcctctgtcTGATAGTGAGTTGTGCAGGAAATGAGCAAAACACATGTTCCCAATCCAAATGAAATCAGTCTgccaatgcgtgtgtgtgtgtgtgtgtgtgtgtgtttatctgggttgtgtgtctgtggtaaacCAGAACCATATGTCCTTGTTCAGTGCATGAGTCACATGATGCAGAGCGTTCACAGATCCTTAAACAGCGGGTAGACGCCCCCGGAACGCTCTCCAGCTCTTCTTGGGAAGCCGAGGCGTTCCCGGGTCAGAGGaggtgtgtccccccccccccctccaccttgGGGCCTCTTCACCATGTCCGACGTGGCTGGAACAAGCGAAGGCGTCCAGACCCAGCAGCCCGACCGCCCCAGCTGGCCCCTCTGGACTTGACGGAGCAGCGGTTCTCCGCCGAGCTGCCTCCggttggctcctcccccccacgGCTCTCCGGGCCCAGCCGCCCGGTGAAGGACGCTCATGTTGGCCGCTTGTGTCTGTGATCTCATCCGTTTGGGTCACGAACCCCAAACCTCGTGGATGAGGGTCGGAGCGTAGGTGACATGAGGGCCGTGCTGACGGAGAACCGACCCGCCTGGCCGGCTCACGCtcagggatgggtatcgtttgggtttttccgataccggtgctaaaccggtacttctAAAACGCTACGCTAGCTAAGAGCTACGAGCTATCTTAAACATGCTTATAATGCCTAATTCAtaatttgttggcctacttttatgaatgcaagacttgcaatcaacctCACAGtcctaatctgagttcaggctggtCATCACCGTCTCCTCGTGTTCAGGGGACcgtctccccgtcgcgtccagcctgacctGATGCGCTCGGGGCTCACGGCGCATGCCCCCACTTTCAATAAATGATAGGCTACCgtgacctgctgacagggcggagtcaccagagaagttcaaaagaatatttattttcaatttcaatgtgcgttgcgtttcgggtCGGTCGGAACCGGTCGTAtaggttttcggtacccaactcTACCGACGCTCCATTTTTTCCTTTTGACCCCGGGGAACTTGAGCTACTCAATCCCAACCCAGAGAACCTCAGACTTTGAGGTACTGACCCTCACCCCAACATCAAAGCCCCCTGAAGGTCGTTCATGTTCTTCCGGAGCAGAGAGAACGAAGAGAACAGATGCCCCGGAACCGGACCCTCTCGTTATCTTGTCAGCCATCTtctatacatccatccatccattctcattcgcttattccggggtcgggtcgcgggggcagcagacccagcaggttgacccaggaGCCGGGAGATGtcatccctccagcgtgtcctgggtcttccccgggggcTCCTCCCAGTTCTTCTATACATGTTGGGACACATTCTGACTTCCTCACTTAAAAGGACAGTGTGAGGTAACTAAATACCCATCGGCTCACTTCCTGTTACTGCAGTACCAGCGTTCAGGTGTACAGCTTTGAGTGGCGACCACCAACGTGTGCAGGCTTCGTCACTGCGGTGGATTTTTCGGGGCTTTTGAAAGAACCTTTCCAGAGCCTCTCGATGCGCGAGGTCAGACCCGTCGGGCCCGTGGATGGAGACGCGCACCGGGCTGCACGCCGGCCTCCTCGCAGCCGGTAAACACATGCCCTGGTTCTGTTTCTACAGATCCAACAGAACCTTCATTCAACAACGTACGTGTTCTCCATGTGCTGTCGTTGATGCATTCATGTCATGTATTTACTCACCTGTACAGCCAGGGGGCGGAGTTCCCCTCTCACAGCCAAGCTAGCTCAAAACCGTCGTCTTTTGCTGCCTGtcaaggggggaggggcttgttcCTGAACTAGAACCAGGAGCAGGAGAGCTACTCCGGGTTCTACTCCAGGTTCTACTCCGGGTTCTACTCCGGGTTCTACTCTCAGTAGtagaacaggactagaggagcagcaggagtctGAGGGCGGCTGTCGGCTAAGGGGTTTCACGTTGTCACAGCTTAACTAGCATGGCGCTTTCTTTTTAACTGTTTAACTGACGGCAGTAatctttttaaatgcatttattattgATTATCGACATCCCCAGTTTGCACATGTTAGCATCACGTTGGCAACAGGGTGTGATATTCCACGTGAAGCACGTCTGCAGAACAGGCAGCCGCTTTCATATTCAGAATTAATAACCCATACAGATTTTTTTATGATCCAATATGAGCGGCTTCATCACTCCAGAAGTTTTTTATGTAATCGTCGTCAAATTTCTGTTGTAAAAGGGAAGTTACAAGACGTAATCCACTCTGCGTATCAGATTATAGGAAGCTGGTATAGAGAAGAGGAACTACTAAAGTTAGTGCTCAGCCGTTAGAGGTGATCAAtaggctcctcctccatgtcatgGCTTAACGGGAAAAGAGAGTAAAGGCTTCTCCCATCCGCCATGTTGTGTGTCACACTGGGAACCAGTGGCGGCGTCGTGGCCCAGCTCCAGACCGCCTCCTCACGCCGTGAAGCTGAATGAAGCTCAGGAGACGAGCTGCAGGAGGaactctccaggaacacagaacCACCAGGAACACGGGAGAGAACATGAAGAATGCGTTCCATAGAAACCAAAACCATCCTAACGCTGATCAGTGATCAGCGATCATTGATCATTGATCATTCCCATCGCTTACAATGGTGACGATGCAAAAATATTGTAATTTAAAAGTTTAAGTTTAGTGCAAATTGGCACAATATGGAAATATCACACCCCAAAACAAGTTTTTTAATGGAAACGGTTGGAAATTTATATTTATCATTGTTGAGAtggaaacagaaagaaaaagagaagattcTCTTCATCGTTTGAGTCTTGGCTGCAGGCGCTCCTTTAATTACACCCTGttgagacttcttcttcttcttctacttcctcttcttcttcgttggtagAATAATGACTGGAAATCCAATggaaacattcattcacatcttcTTTCAATATTCAAAAATGTGTTTCACCTTTCTGAAGCATTGGatggaaacgtgtgtgtgtgtgtgtgtgtgtgtgtgtgtgtgtgtgtgtgtgtgtgtgtgtgtgtgtgtgtgtgtgtgtgtgtgtgtgtgtgtgtgtgtgtgtgtgtgtgtgtgtgtgtgtgtgtgtgtgtgtgtgtgtgtgtgtgtgtgtgtgtgtgtgtgtgtgtgtgtgtgtgtgtgtgtgtgtgtgtgtgtgtgtgtgtgtgtgtcctagctATTCCTGCAATTGTTGCTAGGTGCATGATGTCACAGTCTGACTCGACCCTCATTGGCTGTTTCCCTCCCTCTGGTTTCAGCCGGCGTGGCGAGCTGAAGCGAGCGTGGAGCGGCGTGGAGGcgttcctctgcttctcctccggCCCCCGTGGACGCCACGGCGCCGCACTGAGGAGCATCCGCCACcgcgtgtcctcctctccacccgtCACTcagcttcttctctctccttctatcCGTCTATCGGCCATCTTGCTGAGCACTGCAAACCTgtagagaccccccccccccggcccagaGTCTGGCTCGGTCCCCACGGGGTCCCACAAGCGATGAGGAGGGCCGTGGCGTTTGTTTCTTTCTAGACTTTTCTCCTCGccaccttgtgtcttcatgtctcggGGGTCCTCCGGTGCCCCCGCCCTCTGTCGACCCCCCCGCACCCGCTGCCACCACGGCCGGCCCCCCCAGTCGCCTCGTTGCCATGCCGACAGAGACGCTGGCCCCAGGCCTGCCAGATAGCAAGGCGGCCGGCCCCGCCGCGGCCTACAGCTCCGCCGTGCCCCTCCGCATACTCAACAAGGGCCCCGACTACTTCAGGAGAcaggtactgtgtgtgtgtgtgtgtgtgtgtgtctagcgTCTGTTCTTTCACTACCGAGTGATACTATTAAGAGGTACTAGACACGTTCCTTGTGGAGtccctgactcctcccacagctcaaagacatgcagacGAGCGGCCGGCGACTCTTCATCGGCCGAGGTGAGGATGTCACAAGAGGAACTCATTGGGCTCCACCGTGTTTAAAAATGACCCATCAGGCCTCATTTATAGATGACGCCGGGAATTAACCACAAGTAACCAAAAACAAAAGATTGGGCGACGTCTAAACTCTCAAAACAGTGAATCCACTAAACTACAAACAAAGCCGTGACAATTGAACTACCCTCCTTATTACAAAGAACACGAGAAATCGACATGACGGGTAGAGACGGGGTTGGACATTTTTTAGGGAGCAATTTTTTCCCCACTGGCTGGagcatttaataaataaattggggcactttttgaaacttgtgaaataacatttaacctttgttaaaaaataatatatatacttattcaggcttacagtatatgagcaataataagaatattaggcagtagtctacagattcaaagtgttttcttagatttttttggacaaaaaacaaacagaaaacagacaaccatattcaatgttattctcttttttgtggttatttattgttataaaatgttgtaaacaactattaacaattataacttattgttttatctttttataattcaaaattatatttatagattgttttgtgtgtgtgtgtacctacctagtacaggcaacacAGATAGGACAcgcacaacaaaaataaaacgctAAATTAACGAATTTCTGGGGGCATCCTTTGCCCCTcccctcgtgatatcaggggcatcCTTTGCCCCCCCCCTGACTGCCTGAGGGAAGAAACTGTCCTGGTGTCTGCTTGTCTGAGCTCTGCAGCGCCCCCCAGAGGGGAGAAGCCCTCAGTACACCCGCTGCCTGGTTCATTGTGTGACGTCAGAACACTCCCTATCTCTCCTCTGATATGACGGAGGGACTGGATGGTTTGCTCCCAGTACAGTGTCCTGAAGTCTTTATTCTGACTGAAGAAGTTACAAAATGATCTGTTGCTAGATTTAAATGAATGCCTCAGATTGCACtagatactaataataataataaataaatgaaatgtctgAGCATCTGTCATTTAAGACATGTATAACAATAAGACGTCTTCTGATTGACCAAAAATCTCAGGTAAATATGTAGCCAACaacatatataagtatattattactgtttttattataaCCAGGAGTGTTATTAGAACTAGGACAACCATTTAGCGAAGGCCATTATGCGCCCCATCAGTTTGGCCCCTTAAGAATTTACCAAAGTGGCCTCTGACTTTGCCGTCTTCTCTTCTTTAGCTCCATTTGATACTTACTGAGACGAAGCACGTTGTGGTAGAAGCTCAAATATCAAGGAAGCATGTCTTCTTTGTAAATGGTTatttttctaggcctggaaaagtcccaggagaaaaaaaatcccaaaaatgtgggaaatgtgttatattcatctgtgcattcacgctgagttttaagtaatgaatatgcttttaaaagaatgacgctcaaaatataaccCGCCCTAAACTTTTTCATACTCGCAATTTTTTAAGTGAACGCACctaaactgaaaagacataaatgtttattctttaaatcaaactattgCTTCTCATTAATTTGCGTCATTTATACTGCATACgttgacattttctcactttttcatgtatgcaccgagatttaaaataatgttcGGTCATGGACGTTTGGTCTAAAGTCCTGGAGTCCCATTGGTCACCCCGGTGTGATCCCTCGTTGGCGTCGAGGGTTTTTCTGTCTACAAGTTGTTGCCCTGCAAGCTGCTCTGGGTCTGCAGGGGGAGCAGGGAAGAGCGTGTCGGGTACAACACGGATAGGaagtacagggttcgtacggtcatggaaaacctggaaaagtcatggaattttaaaatggtcatttccaggcctggaaaagtcatggaaaaaacttaaatcataaaagttttggaaaagtcatgggcacttgttatgatcacatgttcatttacgccgagtttgaaataataataataatgtgttttttaaagaaagacgctcaaaatataagctggcGTAATAAGCAAAATGTTctacattgttcatgtttatactgagatttcagtttggtcatggacatttggtttaatgtcatggaaaagtcctggaaaagtcctggaaatccatcggtcaacatgtgtcagAACCCTGGGAGTGGGTCATGAGTGTTGCGTTCATGGCGGTACCATCTTGTGTCTCAGGTGGAACAGAACCCGAAGCGCCTCAGTGCCGTCGAGAGACTAGAAGCTGACAAGGCCAAGTATGTCAAGAGCCAGGAAGTCATCAACGCCAAGCAGGAGCCAATCAAGCCACCCGTGCTGGCCAAGCCTCCCGCCGGCCACACCCTCCTGTCCAAGAGAGGCCCTGGGGTTGGCGGAGGAGGACACGGAGGCGGCGGACCTTTCAAAGCGTCCAATAACAACGCCAAGTCGGACACGTGCCCAACGAGCGGCGGCAAGCGGGGGAATCTAAACCTGGAGATCCTGAAGAATCTGCTGAACTCATCGTCCTCTTCAGGAGCCGGATGTGAAGgacatgggggcggagctaagaGTGCTGTGCTGAGGTTATCCGGGGGAATGGCCAGGAGCTGGACACCATCGGGGTAATTTACTCATTACATCAGACATGTTTGTGTTCTGACGAATGTCCTGCGAGGAGGCGTGTCCCAACAGACCGCATTAACCACGCTGTTGGCTCACTGAGTATCGGAGGCCTTTCATTGGTCACGTCTGACTGTCCGATGGAGTCGCTCCAGTCCTGCTTCGtcagataataatcaatcaGTCGTGTCCCCACCATGGTTGACAGCCCCGATGGTGGTTCACCGctgctagcttagcttagcgatGGTCCAGCAGAAGCAGAACAAGAGATTTCAGTTAGTGGTAAGAAAGGTGATCATTTCCAAAACTAACATTGATCAACGAGGTGGTCTTGGCAGGATGTCGGGTGAACGAGACTCGTGATTTGAGggaataaataagaatacagaaaatcttcttcttctggagtttgGTAAGAAAGAGTAAAGGTGTAGAGCAGATCTGGGACTGAGTGTTAGTTGTTCGTGACTGATTGGCCAGCAGTCGGTGCCTTTGTTGGTTGGGCCGGTTAGGGGAGGCGTCAGTAGTCAGGTtggtaatgctgcgttcacaccaagaGCGTTGAGAacgtttactcgcccgactatcTGTGGTTAATTTGCATCATTCGCACcggaaagggggcgtggcctatctCCCTGGCTcgtcatttccttcatccaccatagAAATAACCACTGTTTCTGCTttgtacttgttgtggaaatcccacaaacgtTGAAACATCAACCGCCCTCacgtttgggttcataacattaatatcatgtataaatatatatatatatatatatgacatcacaggctcacacagctcggtgaatttcaccgactacgtctggatctctgtctcttccagcGCAGCAGCCGCCAGTTTGATTGAAGAtgggcggagcatctcaacgctgattggctttagCAAACCAGCGTCGGGCGAATCTCGTgccaaagttaaaatatttaaactccCTTGAATCCGGCAAATTGTTCTCAGCGTGTTATTTGCGCCCTGCGCAAATTTGCGTCATTCGCATCTACTCACAAGAGAAATGTGCATTCAtgttggtgtgaatgcagcatcaAGGTTGGGGTAAGACTATCAGGGTAAGCCAAGGGGCGGAGTAGGGCGGAGTAGGGCCGGGTAGGGCCGAGTAGGGCGGAGAAGGGCGGGTCTCTGGAGCTGAAACAACAATCGAACAGAGCTGTGGGGCCAGAGGCAGAACGATTGGTCAAGGGGGAACAAAGGGAACACGATTGGGTATGAGGCtatgaatgtattattttaattttagaaGTGGCCATGTCCAAGGTTCAAAAACTCTAGTAAAAAGTCCAGAGTTATGAAACTGCAGTCCACGTGTTTATCTTGTTGTTTCCTGCTCCTAGGATGCCGCTGACCTACCGTTCTACCATGACGCTCAACGAGCAGCCACCGGACTCGGCTCCCAGCCCCAGCACCTCTCACTCCCTCCGATCCTTCTCCCATTCCCTGAAGGTCCCTCCCATCAACGGCGGGGGGCGTCGCAGTCCGCTCCAGGGAGGAAACCTCAACCTTAGCAGACGAGGGGAAGGAGTGATAGATCGTTCTCGCTCTCCGCTCCCACCTCTTCtcacctcccactcctcctccgacCTCCTGCGGCTGTGCAACGGCAAGCCCCTCCGCACGGCGCGATCCGGCAGCTCCTCGGCTCCGCCCCTCCCACCCAAACCCAACCCCGCCACCCTCCCTCCGCCCGCTCTGTCTTTGTCGCTGCTCCCTCCCCGCCCGACTCCATCCCCCTCGCTCTGCAACAGCACCGCCCCTCAGTCGCTGCCGTGCGATTACGGAGACGCTTCCAATGCTTCTACCGACGCTAACCCGGAGCACGAGCTCGGCACGTCGGCCGCTCGTCGCTCGTCGCTACACCGATCGAAGTCGGACCTGTCGGATCGCTTCGCCCGTGCCGGAGCTGACGTGGAACGCTTTTTTAACTACTGCGGCATCGACccggaggagctggaggcggtCGGTCCAGAGAACTTTGCGAGAGCCAACTCGGACATCGTCAGCCTGAACTTCCGATCGGCTTCTATGAT
This portion of the Pseudoliparis swirei isolate HS2019 ecotype Mariana Trench chromosome 8, NWPU_hadal_v1, whole genome shotgun sequence genome encodes:
- the fam110b gene encoding protein FAM110B, with amino-acid sequence MPTETLAPGLPDSKAAGPAAAYSSAVPLRILNKGPDYFRRQVEQNPKRLSAVERLEADKAKYVKSQEVINAKQEPIKPPVLAKPPAGHTLLSKRGPGVGGGGHGGGGPFKASNNNAKSDTCPTSGGKRGNLNLEILKNLLNSSSSSGAGCEGHGGGAKSAVLRLSGGMARSWTPSGMPLTYRSTMTLNEQPPDSAPSPSTSHSLRSFSHSLKVPPINGGGRRSPLQGGNLNLSRRGEGVIDRSRSPLPPLLTSHSSSDLLRLCNGKPLRTARSGSSSAPPLPPKPNPATLPPPALSLSLLPPRPTPSPSLCNSTAPQSLPCDYGDASNASTDANPEHELGTSAARRSSLHRSKSDLSDRFARAGADVERFFNYCGIDPEELEAVGPENFARANSDIVSLNFRSASMISSDCDRSRRSSNDGLSDGEGEEEEAGERVPYGISAVERNARVIKWLYSIKQARETQKVSHV